Part of the Pyricularia oryzae 70-15 chromosome 3, whole genome shotgun sequence genome, GTTGTGCACGTAGGCTGACTTAAGACGCAGCTCCTTCATGGGTGCTGGTGTTAACAGTGCTCTGATGTTGGTCTTGATGACTCCTTCTGTACCACAGAGCACGATACGATCACCCTCACGAAGGATACCGTTGCTCAAGATAACATCAATGGTCATGCCGAAACCCTCGATGGCCTTGACTTCCAAAACTGTCGCCTGGACCTCGGACAGATACATCAGCGAGCCAACCATGCGCTCCTGGGTAAGCTGCAGAATCAGCTTGAGCATGTCGGGAATACCCTCACCCGTGTGAGCGGATGTGGGCACCAGAGACACAAACTTGGCCATCGATTTGTTCTCGTAGAAGAGCTCAGCGTTGAATCCCTGCTCGGCAAAGGCAAGTTTGGTCTGCTCGAGACGGTTCTTGAACTCGTTCTGCACACTCTTGGGCTGCAGTGCCAGTGACTCCTGGAAACCGTTGTTGTCGATCTTCTTCCATCCGTACAGCCTATCAATCTTGTTAAGAGCCACGATGAAGGGCGTTTTGCGCTCACGAAGCATGCGCATCGACTCTAGTGTCTGGGGCTCCAGTCCGTGCATGATATCAACAACCAAGATGGCGATGTTGCAAAGCGAGGATCCACGAGACCGCAAGTTCGAGAAAGACTCGTGACCGGGTGTGTCGATAATAAGGAGACCAGGTACCTTGAGCTCGAAGCTTCCATCCTTGTTGACAACAGCTGTCTTTGCTTTGATGGCATCGGCAGGGAAGTAAGTTGCACCGATTTGCTGTGTGATACCACCGGCTTCGCCCTCCTGGACGTTTGTTTGACGGATCTTGTCAAGCAGCTTCGTCTTTCCAGTATCGACGTGACCCAGAATACAGCAAATAGGTGACCGCAGGTTGTCCTTGGATCTTGCTGCCAAAGCCGCCTGGTGAGCCTTTTCTCGCCTCTCTGCTGCCTCCCGTTTACGCTGGCTCTCAGCGGCCTGGGCGGCCGTTTCCCTTTCGTCTTCAGAATCGTCCGAGTCGTCTTCCGAGTCCTCGGTCTCCTCGTCAGCATCTGAGCCATCCTCATCCGCCTTGGCACCTGCCTTCTCATCagacttcttcttcttggcagcttcctcgtcagagtcaGCATCCCAGCTGTCTTTGACATCATCATCTTCCTCTGCCGCTGCGGCCTCCCAGTCATCCTCGAGGTCGCTATCGACCTTGCTAGCTGcctccttctcggccttTTCCTTGGCCAAGCGAGCCTTCTCCTCGGCTGCCTTGAGCTCAGCCTCGGCCTGCTGCCTGGCGCGTTCAGCAGCCTCGGCAAGAATTTTATCCTCGTCGACCTACAGTACAAAATGTCAGACAACGACCGACCCAGCAAGTATTACGAGGGGCCATGCTTACCTTTTCtgccttcttcttgttcttcttgttatcggttttcttttccttcttttcagAAGCCTCACCGCTCTCGTCCAGAGCGCCGACTTTGATGCCCGCAGCAATCATTTGTTGCAGCTTGGCTTCGTTGCGTGCCCTGGCCTCCTTCTGTGCTTTGGTCAAGAACTTGCCCTCTTTCTTGAGCTGCTCGATCCTCTCCTTTTCCTTCTGCTTCTTCAACGCCTTCATCTCCTCCCTGCGTTTGGCCTCCTCAGCCTCCCtgcgctcctcctcctctatCCTCGCCTTCTCCTCTGCGGCAAGTCTCTCAGCCTCCTCTTGGCGTCTCCTGAGCTCCTCTTGCTGCTTCTGGATAGCCAGCAGGTGGGCGGgtatcttcttcttcttgccacCAGCGTCGGCAGCGGGCGCGGCTGCCGGCGTAGGGGCTGCTTCCTTCTTTTCCGGGGCAGCAGCCTTGGCCGGCTCAGCCTTCGCAGGACCGGtagccttcttcttggcggcctgTGACGAGAGAACATGGCAGATCAGTATCAAGCCCACATGCTTCCGGGTGAATCGCAGATAATTCAAGTGGTGGAAAGCACACTGACCTGTTCCTTCTTTCGCTGCTTCTCGCGTTCCTTCTTTTCCCTCTCCTTCTCGGCCTTTGTCTTGACCCTACCACCTCCATCCTCGTCACCGCCTGCATCAGCAGCTGGGGCGGGAGCAGCCTTATCCTTCccgcccttgcccttctttACCGGCTCCGCAAACTCGTCATCCATGGTAGCCTCTTGAGGCGCCTGGGCCGTTCCTGACGGATCTTCGCCCTCAACAAAGTCCTCGGACAGACCCTGCTTCTTCCTCTTatccttcttcttgcgcATCAGACCCATgagaccaccaccgccgccggtctcctcctcctcttccacTGGAGCATCGCCATTCTCGGCGGGCGGGGCGGCACCGTTGGCCTCGGGTGCGGGGGCGACTTGCTCGCCGAGCTCGGCCTCCCAATCATCGTTGGCCTTCTTgttgcccttcttcttgggcgGCATTGTGTCTGTCTAGTCGTACAAGGCTATGCTTAAGAAACTTTTGAATGCCGATAGAGAGCGTACTACGTGGTAAAAAGGGTTAGAAATGGACCGATTTGTGCTTGGTAGGTGAAAACGGATATCCTAGGTCTGCCCAGGGTTGTGATGGTAGTCTTGCAGGGAATCGGCAAACTAATAGCCAGCAACTGCTTGTTGTACGAGTTGTGGAAATAGAAGCAGCGAAAATTATGCAGCCCGAAATAACAAAAGTTTTCAACCACTGTTTGGGGCTGGGGATGCACGGTGGCAATACAACGGCAATCCTCtcgtaattttttttttctcctcgtttttttcctcctcttCTATTCCGAGCGACGGCGCCCCGAGTGTCGTCGGCGGATGGGGAATTGCTACAGCGGGGTaaaatccaaaaaaaaacatgacgCAGGACATAGACCAGATCGCATGTATGGGTTTTGGCTCACCTGAATGGAATTATCCCTCCTTGTCACAGACAGAGAAAGGAACGTTTTCACACCCACGGTCGAGAGAAGGTTTGCCGTAATCGCGCAGGATCACGAGCAGTCGACATGTCTTTGTACCAAAGATACCCGTCGAACAAAGGTTGTGGAGTTTGCTGACGCTACTGGGTACAGGTGGTAGGTGGTAGTTTACCAACTACTGCGGGGCAGATGTACTCACTGACTGGTAGGCACGTACTATCGCTGCAAAAGATCTCGGTTGGGCATAGGCAGACAGGGCGACCGACCCACCTATGGACACATTTCGCAAAGCACACCTGAATTTCGTACAAAAGCATCAAGGCAGCCCGTTTAGAACCCCACTTTCTACATCACCACGTGGGGGACCTTTTCTATCCTACCCTATACCACTTATTGACCACCTCGATTGTGCAGCTTCGCTGTCGAAgtgaacaaacaaacaagcaaCAATAGAGGAAAAGTTGGAAACATAATGCACCAAAATCACGCCGGCGAGTCGACAAGAACCAAGGAAAATTCAGGAAATTAACAACAGCGGAAACGTCAAGAGAAGTATCGCATGAAATTGCTATGCCGCTGGCAGAAATGTATCTTTCATTCTATCTCATTATGAACCATCATTGCCCGATTCGCAACCAACACCGACCCGCAAATATCATCTCTGAAATGACGTCTCAGTGCGCCCCTGTGCTGCCGCCAGAAAGATGAGCTGGATTCGGGTAATGATACGCCGCTGCCGCGATGGCTATGTAAACGATAACGCAGAGAGATCCCTCGAGGTAGTTGGTCTTGCCGTCTCTGAGAAAGCCACCCACAGTGATGATGGCCAGCAACAACACGGCAATATCAAAGATGTGAAAATCCAGCGCCATCGGCTTGTTCAGGATCCAGCCGACGATCACCACCAAAGGCCCGTTGAACAGCGCGGTCTGCAAAGTCGCGCCCAGAACGTGGGACAGGGCAAAGTTCATCTGGTTGTCCCAAGCCTCGTCGATGGCCGTGAGGTGCTCGGCCGCCTTCTCCACGAGCGGGACGAGAATCAGGCCCATGAAAGCTTCCGAAATGCCGCGTTCCAGCACCATGAAGTCGATTTCCTCGACGAGGGTGATGGCGATAATTGTCACCAGCGCAAGGGAaacggcaagggcaagggcgcaTTCGAGCAAGGTCAGTTTTTCCTTGGACATATCACGCCGCCGGTCCGTATCTCGTTGATCGTCCTGCTCAAATATGGCATCGTATATTCCGTGGTGGGTCTTGGCCTGGAACCAGACAAACACAACGTACGCAAGGATCAACAAGATGGCTGTGGCGCGCGACAAACTCAAGGTTCGCTCGGAAAGCTCTTGGGATGTCAAGAGATCCGATCCTTTCAGGGCCTTTTGGAATATTGCTGGGATAGCAAGGCCGACCCCTCTGTTTGAGATCGAATCGATATTAGCATGTCTGCAGTATAACACCCAAGTGGTCCGATCTGTTAGTTACTTACGCCGTCAACAAGAGTCCACTACCTGCTTCGCTGATAGCTTCGTTATGCTCCGTCTCTTCTCGCCTAATACCACCAGCTATGAAGCACAGGCCTAGACATAGCAGCATCGTGGCGAGAACGGAGCCCAGGATGGCAGCCTGAATGACGGGCGTCAAGCTGCCGTTCACCAACAGGACGATGAACAGGATGATCTCGACAATGGAGCCGAAGCTACATGGTCTCTGGTTTTAGAATCTGAATTTCTCGCTGGTCTGAATTTAAGTCTCCAGAAAATAAAGGGGTACTCACGTGGTTTCGACCAAGACACCATAAACATGCGCAACTTTCCTCGCCAGCTCTTGCCCAGCAAACCCGACCAAGTTGGCACAAGGCACCATCGCTATGTACGATAGCGCAAATATTGTCAAGTGCCAGTCTGGTTGTGAATAGCGAACCACGAGAGCTGCGGGCACAACGGGCCACAGCACGTTGACGGCACACGAGACTGCGCTGGACGACCGAAAGCAGATGCGGAGGAAGTGCAGCGGCGAGAAACCATTCCGCCCGCTTTCGCCCTCGGGGCGGATGAACGGCGGAAGGGTGCGACTGCGTTTCAAGTTGTGACGCTGTTGGTCCTGTAGttcttgctgttgctgctgccgatGTTGTGCCGCTCTGCGCGGAACATGTCGCTGTTGTGGCCTGGGCTGTGGATGGATTCGACATCGCCGTTGTGTAGTGGGAGAGTCGCTTCGGCCGTGGTTGTTGGGATTTCCTTCCTCTCCTCCTGGGTGCGATATGACGGGGCTACTGATCTCGGCAGTGGGGGTTGAGGCGTGGGCGAGGTTGGGGTTGCCGCCATCACGATTTAAACCCAGAGCTGCCCGAATTAATTAACCAGATGTAGATCCTTACTGTACGGAATCTTGATGTTTTGCTAAGTTTCCGTAGGGCTGGTCTACTTTTAGTTTTCTTTAAAAACTAGCTTCGGCGGCGTTTGCTTGGCTTCGGGATATTGACAGACAAATCCAACAGTTGTAAAGTGCAGCATATGAACCATCAACTCATtgagggaaaaagaaaatgattGAATTTAACCACGAGAAATTGATTCCAAGAAAATCAAAGTAGGGAGGATCTAGCCCCCACAGCAAATACCGGAATGTGCGGCCAACGAAACGCGGAAATGAAGCCAGCTTAACAAGCCCTTGTAAGCGCGGAGAGGCTGAGCGTAGCGACGGGGAATAGCAGCAGTAAGCAAGCGCCCCGGTGGGATTAGCACTTGGGCAGGGTATCTTTGCGGGATTGGCAAGAAGCTTATTTGATTCTTGGAAGGCAGGCATGAataaggagagaaaaaaaaaagaaaagaaaaaaaaagagtgcgGGAGTTTGTGTGGTTTATTGAGGTACAGTACACCTCTCCAGTCAAGATTACGTGTAGGTAAGGCTGGACTTTTGGACTGGGTTTACATGAAATGTGTGATACACGATCTGCATTGCTCTTGGAACAGGCATTAGTCCGTACAGAGAGTAGCTGCTGGCAGACTGTGTAAAGACGATTCGGCCTCTGATGTCACAAAAGTGATAAAGTCTTCCAATCATAAGCCAAGCCTACCATACCCCTGCCCAGCTCTATGCGAAATGGGTACTGCTGTATCATGGCATCCCGCTCACCCCCTTTTATAGCATACTTTCAATATTTCCGGAAGGGGAAAAGAAGCACAGACCTATATATGACAGTATGATATGCATCTTTCAACGAGGTTCAAGCCAGGAAATGCAAACGAAATGCAGACAAATAACTTCGATGCAGTTTGATAAAAAAACGGGGTCACTTGTTTCTCCATTTTAGTTTGTTGCGGGGAGATGGGTATTGTTTTATGCTGACTTGCTGACTCTGGACCCTCCTGGTTTGCGACCGTGAGCATGATTAGGTATCCATCTGACATGTGAATGTGCATCTTTGAGCATTCGTCTACAGCCTCTATACATAAATACGAAGTACATTACTATTTCCCGAAAATTTTGGCCCTACCTGATCAATGTGGGATAGCCTCCATCTCGTGCCACCCTGAGTTGTCGCATATGGCAggaaggaaaacaaaaaagaaaaagaataggGGCTGTGACTCGATAATAAGATCAGTATAAGTTTCAAATACAGACGGGAGTGCTCAACAAATGACTATTCAAGCCTATTTCGGGTACACAGTCCTGTGCATCAATGTCGAGGCCTCCACCATTTGCATAATCTCAGGTGTCCACTCTTCGACTGTTCAACTACTGTATTCATCAATACATTCAAGTCAGATATCACCATGCGAGGTAGGACCGAGCTCGCCATCGACGATACCTCCCTCATGCGCCTCGTCTTCATCGTCACTAAGGCTCCCGTAATCCTTCCATAGCCGTACGTCCTTTGGCGGCACCGGCTTCGCGAGCACAATCGTCTCCACGCCCGCAGGGCTATTATCCTCAGGCCCCATCGGCAGCCGATCCACGTCAATCTCGAGCCCAAGTAGCGATTTGAGGACAACCTCGGCCCCAGCCTTGCTCATTACGGCATTGTGCTGTTTGCACGTCTCGCTTGCCACGCACTCCAGGCACCCGCCCATGCAaccgcagccggcgaccCTCGCCACCGCCTGCTGCAGCAGCATGTC contains:
- a CDS encoding Ca2+/H+ antiporter, translated to MVPCANLVGFAGQELARKVAHVYGVLVETTFGSIVEIILFIVLLVNGSLTPVIQAAILGSVLATMLLCLGLCFIAGGIRREETEHNEAISEAGSGLLLTAGVGLAIPAIFQKALKGSDLLTSQELSERTLSLSRATAILLILAYVVFVWFQAKTHHGIYDAIFEQDDQRDTDRRRDMSKEKLTLLECALALAVSLALVTIIAITLVEEIDFMVLERGISEAFMGLILVPLVEKAAEHLTAIDEAWDNQMNFALSHVLGATLQTALFNGPLVVIVGWILNKPMALDFHIFDIAVLLLAIITVGGFLRDGKTNYLEGSLCVIVYIAIAAAAYHYPNPAHLSGGSTGAH
- a CDS encoding eukaryotic translation initiation factor 5B, whose protein sequence is MPPKKKGNKKANDDWEAELGEQVAPAPEANGAAPPAENGDAPVEEEEETGGGGGLMGLMRKKKDKRKKQGLSEDFVEGEDPSGTAQAPQEATMDDEFAEPVKKGKGGKDKAAPAPAADAGGDEDGGGRVKTKAEKEREKKEREKQRKKEQAAKKKATGPAKAEPAKAAAPEKKEAAPTPAAAPAADAGGKKKKIPAHLLAIQKQQEELRRRQEEAERLAAEEKARIEEEERREAEEAKRREEMKALKKQKEKERIEQLKKEGKFLTKAQKEARARNEAKLQQMIAAGIKVGALDESGEASEKKEKKTDNKKNKKKAEKVDEDKILAEAAERARQQAEAELKAAEEKARLAKEKAEKEAASKVDSDLEDDWEAAAAEEDDDVKDSWDADSDEEAAKKKKSDEKAGAKADEDGSDADEETEDSEDDSDDSEDERETAAQAAESQRKREAAERREKAHQAALAARSKDNLRSPICCILGHVDTGKTKLLDKIRQTNVQEGEAGGITQQIGATYFPADAIKAKTAVVNKDGSFELKVPGLLIIDTPGHESFSNLRSRGSSLCNIAILVVDIMHGLEPQTLESMRMLRERKTPFIVALNKIDRLYGWKKIDNNGFQESLALQPKSVQNEFKNRLEQTKLAFAEQGFNAELFYENKSMAKFVSLVPTSAHTGEGIPDMLKLILQLTQERMVGSLMYLSEVQATVLEVKAIEGFGMTIDVILSNGILREGDRIVLCGTEGVIKTNIRALLTPAPMKELRLKSAYVHNKEVKAALGVKISGPGLEGAIAGSRMLVVGPDDDESDLEEEVESDLAHLFSRVAKSGRGVSVQASTLGSLEALLDFLKECKIPVANVGIGPVYKRDVMQCGIMLEKAPDYAVMLCFDVKVDKEAAQYAEEQGIKIFTADIIYHLFDAFTKHQEEQLEKKKEEAKLLAVFPCVLNPVAVFNKTGPIVVGVDVVEGQLRVDTPIAAVKTNPVTGAKEIISMGRVSSIERDHKAMPVCKKGQPSVAVKIEMGGHQPTYGRQLEEKDVLYSLISRASIDCLKDFYRKDVSNDEWMLIKKLKPLFDIH